The Desulfallas thermosapovorans DSM 6562 nucleotide sequence GTTAACAGCAATATATGAATAAGCCGTTTAAAATTTTTAATAAATAACAGATCTGGTTTACCTGGCATAGTTTGGAAAACCAGAGTTTGAATATCTATAAAATGTGGGGTGATCAAGATTAAACTGGATGAAATTGGCCAACTAAAAGTTGCTTTTTCACAAATGCAAAAAAACCTGCGGCAACTAATCGGGGAAGTAGTGGAAAAATCAAAGGAAGCAGCTCATTTAGCTGAACAACTATCTTTAATAACGGACCAAATATCCCAGGGGGCAACGGAAAACGCCAGTGCGGCGGTACAGATATCATCCAGCATGGATGACGTGGCCGAAAAAGCGCAAAACGTTAAAGAAAGAGCCGACCGGACGGCACAATTAGCCAATGCAGGTAAAGAAAGCATGGAAGATGTCAGCCGGCAAATCAAGGCCATGCACGATGTTACCCGCCAGGCGGTACAAAAGGTATATGGGTTTGCCGAAGCTTCCAGAAGAATAACCGATATTTTAAATTTAATCAATGGAATTGCTGAACAAACCAACCTGTTAGCCTTAAACGCGGCTATTGAGGCCGCCAGAGCCGGTGAACACGGGCGTGGTTTTGCCGTTGTGGCGGAGGAAGTGCGCAAACTAGCCGAGCAGTCTTCCTCGTCCACCAAAGAAATAGAAACTCTTATTTCAGGCATAAGCAATGATATAGAAGAGATCGTCAAGCTTATGGAGGAATCGGCCAGGGAAACTGACCATGGCCTTGAAGTAGCCGGCCGGGCATCGTCAGCTTTTCAGGAAATTCTACAAAGTATAGAAGAAGTTGACTCGCAGGTAAGTGATGTAGCGGTTGCCACCGGTGAGGTTTCCAACGCCGTTCAAAATATAGCTGCTTCCACCCAGGAACAGAGTGCAACGCTCCAAGAAACCGCAAGCAATATTGAGCAGCTTTCCAATATGTCGGTTGAACTTGAAAAAATGGCCGGGAGGTTCACCATCTAAATCTCTCCGGGGCTAAACCGGAATTTACGTCGTTTTTCGGTAAACTGGCCTACCACACTATCAGTGACAGCACATGATAACGATTTTTAAGGCATCAAAGGGGGTTAAGATATGCTATCCGGGCTTAGCATCAAATGGAAACTACTAATACCTGTTATATTTATCTTGTTGATGACAGTGGTCCAGATATTTTTGATCACTAACATGATTAAAGCCCAGCAAGCGGATGCAGCGCGCGTCAATCTAGCCGGGCGACAAAGGGCCATCAGCCAGAAAATGACCAAAGAAACACTTAATTATATTATTCAACAGGACGGCTTAATAGCCGAAAAACAGGCGGCGGAAATGGAAACGCTGGAAAAATCATTAAAAACATTGATTAACGGCGGAACCATAGAATTAAGCGGGCGGACTGTATTAATAGAGCCCACGCAAAATGAAGCAATTCTCTCGGCCCTGAATGAAGCCGAACAATATTGGGAAATGAACAAACACATTTTTACTGAAGCACTGATCCAGCCCACACCCGCAGCAGTGACGGAAATTAACAATGCCTCTTCCGGCCTGTTGGAACGCTTTGATAAAATTGCAGGCATGTATGAAACAGCCAGCAATGAAATGGTCAGGCGCAATATGATATTTATTTATACCGGGCTGTCTTTCTTTTTATTAATTGCAGCGGCCGCCTGGTATTATGTGCAGAGAAATTTTGTCCGGCCGCTGCTGTTTTTAAGAGATACAGCCAATAAAATTGCCGCCGGGGATTTATCACAGTTGGCAGATTAACCGGTGGAAAATAAATCACCCGGCGACCAACCTTTCTTCCCCCAACCCCAGCGTCTTGAACATAGCCCGGGCTTTACTGGCTATCTCCGCACACTCGTTTAAGGGACGGGAGTCGGCCACGATACCCGCTCCGGCTTGAATATATACGGTACGGTCTTTAATCACCAGCGTACGGATGGCAATGGCAGTATCCATATTACCGTTAAAGCCCAGATACCCGACGGCACCAGCGTAAACACCCCGGCGGTAGGGTTCCAGTTCATCAATGATCTGCATGGCCCTAACCTTGGGGGCCCCGCTGACGGTTCCGGCCGGGAAACAGGAAGCCAGCGCCTCCAGGGCACCGGTACCGGGCAACAGCTTACCCTCCACCCGGGAAACAATATGCATAACGTGGGAAAAATATTCAATGTCCATAAACCGGGGCACTTTAACGGTACCCGGCCGGCAGACCCGCCCCAGGTCGTTGCGCCCCAGGTCAACCAGCATCAGGTGTTCCGCCCTTTCCTTTTCATCCGCCAGCAGTTCCCGGGCCAGTTCTTCTTCCCGTGCCGGGCTGTCGCCCCGGGGGCGGGTACCGGCAATGGGACAGGTGGTTATCACACCATTCTCCACCCGCACCAGCATTTCCGGTGAAGAGCCAATCACCCTGATATCTCCCACCTTTAAATAATACATGTATGGGGAAGGGTTTACACTCCTCAACCGCCGGTAAACCGCCAGGTCGTCACCATTAAAACCCATGGCATAGCGCCGCGACAGCACCACCTGGATAACTTCACCAGAGCGGATATATTCCAGGGCTTGCTTCACCCGCCGGCAAAACTCGCCATCGGGTAAATCCACACGGATTTCTCCCTGCAGGGTAAATCTCCCCGGGGCAGGCAGCGGCTTTTCCAAGGCTTGACGCAACCGGGCCAGTTTTTGCACGGCCCGGTGGTATACCCGGGTGGGGTCGGTGCCGTCCAGGGGACAGTTAGCCACCAAAGTTACGGTGTGGCGCACGTGGTCAAAAACAGCCACCGTTCCGGGGAAAAACTGCAAGCAATCGGGCAAATTCATTTCATCCCGGGGTGTCCCGGGCAGGCTTTCCAGTGAACGCACCGCATCATAGGCCATGTAGCCCACTGCACCGCCGTAAAAGCGGGGCAATCCCGCCACGGGCGGCACCCGGTAGTATTGTAACAAGTCATGCAGCGTTTTAAAGGGCGACCCGCCCGCCGGCCTGGTTATCGAGCCTGGATAGGTAATCTTTCCCCGGCCCCCGGTGGACTCGTAAACCAGTAGCGGGTCAAGGGCTATAAAGGAATAACGCCCCAGGTGCCGTCCTCCTTCAACGCTTTCCAGCAAACAGGCCGTACCATTTTGGGCCAGCTTGATAAACAGGGTAATAGGTGTTTCGGTATCGGCAATAAACTCGGTATATACGGGAATCAGGTTATACTGCCGGGCTAAAGTCAGGTAATCTTCCAAACCGGGCTTGATCATGATTTACCTCCTTAATGCTCGTGAGCACCTTGCCACCAAAACCCTGCCAGGGAATAATCCTTATACCATGTAAAAAGCGGCACTCAAATGAGTGCCGCACTTTTTGCGTGACAACAATACTCATCTAAGCTCATCTGGAAAAAAATTGCTCAACTCAACTCAAATCTTCTATTAATATTGCATTTTACAAAAAATATAATATAAACTAATTATATAATTGTCAAGTACGTAAAAAAGCTTTGCAACACGACCTGCCCATAGTAATAACCTCAACAAATATTTGGCAAAAGGAGGGTTAATGGTAATATGCGCCTTGTCAACGTAATGGAATTGCTGGTATTTGAGATAATTGACGAGCTAATAGAACAAAATAATGTTTGCAACTGTACCAGGTGCAGGCTGGATATTGCGGCCATCGCCCTGAACAACCTGCCGCCCACCTATGTTGTTACCGCAGAAGGTGAAAGCGTTAAATCCAGCCTGGCCCAGTACCGCATAGACGCTTTACAAATGGTAAACAGGGCGGTTAAAATTGTCAAAAAAAGCCCGCACCATTAAGGCAGCCGCTGGCGATCCAACTAACATCATTACTAACTGAAGGTATACGGGGCATTGAGCATGTTAACAATATATTTAACAATTACCAATTTAATATCCTTTATACTTTTCGGGCTGGATAAATACCGCGCCCGGCACCGGTTGTTCCGGATCCCGGAAAAAACGCTGTTTATGGCGGCGTTAGCGGGTGGAGCCGCCGGGGCACTAGCCGGCATGTACATTTTTCACCATAAGACCAAACACATTACCTTTACCATAGGCATACCGGTCATTATGCTGG carries:
- a CDS encoding type IV pili methyl-accepting chemotaxis transducer N-terminal domain-containing protein, which produces MLSGLSIKWKLLIPVIFILLMTVVQIFLITNMIKAQQADAARVNLAGRQRAISQKMTKETLNYIIQQDGLIAEKQAAEMETLEKSLKTLINGGTIELSGRTVLIEPTQNEAILSALNEAEQYWEMNKHIFTEALIQPTPAAVTEINNASSGLLERFDKIAGMYETASNEMVRRNMIFIYTGLSFFLLIAAAAWYYVQRNFVRPLLFLRDTANKIAAGDLSQLAD
- the trpE gene encoding anthranilate synthase component I, producing MIKPGLEDYLTLARQYNLIPVYTEFIADTETPITLFIKLAQNGTACLLESVEGGRHLGRYSFIALDPLLVYESTGGRGKITYPGSITRPAGGSPFKTLHDLLQYYRVPPVAGLPRFYGGAVGYMAYDAVRSLESLPGTPRDEMNLPDCLQFFPGTVAVFDHVRHTVTLVANCPLDGTDPTRVYHRAVQKLARLRQALEKPLPAPGRFTLQGEIRVDLPDGEFCRRVKQALEYIRSGEVIQVVLSRRYAMGFNGDDLAVYRRLRSVNPSPYMYYLKVGDIRVIGSSPEMLVRVENGVITTCPIAGTRPRGDSPAREEELARELLADEKERAEHLMLVDLGRNDLGRVCRPGTVKVPRFMDIEYFSHVMHIVSRVEGKLLPGTGALEALASCFPAGTVSGAPKVRAMQIIDELEPYRRGVYAGAVGYLGFNGNMDTAIAIRTLVIKDRTVYIQAGAGIVADSRPLNECAEIASKARAMFKTLGLGEERLVAG
- a CDS encoding late competence development ComFB family protein; its protein translation is MRLVNVMELLVFEIIDELIEQNNVCNCTRCRLDIAAIALNNLPPTYVVTAEGESVKSSLAQYRIDALQMVNRAVKIVKKSPHH
- a CDS encoding DUF1294 domain-containing protein, producing the protein MLTIYLTITNLISFILFGLDKYRARHRLFRIPEKTLFMAALAGGAAGALAGMYIFHHKTKHITFTIGIPVIMLAQIWLYFVITGQQAWFMDLVTGF
- a CDS encoding methyl-accepting chemotaxis protein produces the protein MIKIKLDEIGQLKVAFSQMQKNLRQLIGEVVEKSKEAAHLAEQLSLITDQISQGATENASAAVQISSSMDDVAEKAQNVKERADRTAQLANAGKESMEDVSRQIKAMHDVTRQAVQKVYGFAEASRRITDILNLINGIAEQTNLLALNAAIEAARAGEHGRGFAVVAEEVRKLAEQSSSSTKEIETLISGISNDIEEIVKLMEESARETDHGLEVAGRASSAFQEILQSIEEVDSQVSDVAVATGEVSNAVQNIAASTQEQSATLQETASNIEQLSNMSVELEKMAGRFTI